A DNA window from Plodia interpunctella isolate USDA-ARS_2022_Savannah chromosome 12, ilPloInte3.2, whole genome shotgun sequence contains the following coding sequences:
- the mRpL49 gene encoding large ribosomal subunit protein mL49 has product MATVLRSQCAFARVFVGKTGQILNNSIDLGIKFTRESQSTIRCARKYSTYSDSPFVHKIKQQYDFEVVKKPPEWTYVERLLPFEAVPQFKPKDNYPSGFVPQKEESINLPYFIARTKNYEIPIYLQLTHRGQRKISKIKKIEGDIWLLNDEIKALLKDKYHKYIETRVHELARTIEVKGDYVIDLKDWAYSKGL; this is encoded by the exons ATGGCGACGGTGTTGCGCTCACAGTGCGCGTTTGCGCGAGTTTTTGTTGGAAAAACTGGACAGATCCTGAACAACTCAATTGATTTGGGTATAAAATTCACTCGAGAATCACAATcg acAATACGTTGCGCAAGAAAATATTCCACCTACTCAGACTCTCCCTTTGTTCACAAGATCAAACAACAGTATGACTTCGAAGTTGTCAAGAAACCTCCTGAATGGACTTATGTAGAACGATTGCTGCCATTCGAAGCTGTACCTCAATTTAAACCCAAAGATAATTATCCTTCAGGATTTGTACCTCAAAAAGAAGAGTCTATAAATCTACCTTATTTTATTGCCAGAACTAAGAATTACGAAATTCCTATATATTTACAGTTAACACATCGTGGTCAGCGTAAAATATCtaagataaagaaaattgaagGTGACATCTGGCTTTTAAACGACGAGATAAAGGCCCTTTTGAAAGataaatatcacaaatatatTGAGACAAGAGTCCATGAATTAGCAAGAACTATTGAAGTAAAGGGCGATTATGTCATTGATTTGAAGGACTGGGCATATTCCAAAGGTCTATGA